The following are from one region of the Actinoplanes sp. L3-i22 genome:
- a CDS encoding cytochrome P450 has protein sequence MITELASPPAWPVLGHLPALARGGRPHRVLEDWCDRYGTTYRLRLPSGPAVVTADPKIVHTVLRGRPRLFRRDPHITRTIEATGVHGVFTAEGTRWHADRRAANDLLDRDPLAAVLRSVTRLRRRWLAADQNPLSVRVMPDLTRLSLDVTLAVTTGRDLNALDHPDGPLPTLVPRLFPAIHRRINAPFPLPRDRRLESLLRSARELLPDVHFGTVLTLLLAGEDTTAAAAGWALYYLATHPEEHARVRAEADGGELSEVGRLRYAQAVVREALRLRPPASLTVVEAIEETELLGDGVLLRAAPGLPIWVLLAYGARRFPDAASFRPSRWLTERIPENTLYLPFGGGPRVCPGRNLAMLTATLVVAMAARDFDLRADGTPRERVAFTVHPDRLALTLTPR, from the coding sequence GTGATCACCGAGCTGGCGTCGCCCCCGGCCTGGCCGGTCCTGGGACACCTGCCCGCGCTGGCCCGCGGCGGGCGCCCGCACCGCGTCCTCGAGGACTGGTGCGACCGCTACGGCACGACGTACCGGCTGCGCCTGCCGTCCGGCCCCGCCGTGGTCACCGCCGACCCGAAGATCGTGCACACCGTCCTGCGTGGCCGGCCCCGCCTGTTCCGCCGCGATCCGCATATCACCCGCACCATCGAGGCGACCGGCGTGCACGGCGTCTTCACCGCCGAGGGCACCCGCTGGCACGCCGACCGCCGGGCCGCCAACGACCTGCTCGACCGGGACCCGCTTGCCGCGGTCCTGCGTTCGGTCACCCGCCTGCGCCGGCGCTGGCTGGCCGCAGATCAAAATCCGCTTTCGGTACGGGTGATGCCCGACCTGACCCGGCTGAGCCTCGACGTCACCCTGGCCGTGACCACCGGCCGGGACCTCAACGCGCTCGACCACCCGGACGGCCCGTTGCCGACGCTCGTCCCACGCCTGTTCCCAGCGATCCACCGGCGGATCAACGCGCCGTTCCCGCTGCCCCGCGACCGCCGGCTGGAGAGCCTGCTCCGCTCGGCCCGCGAACTGCTGCCGGACGTGCACTTCGGAACCGTGCTCACGCTGCTGCTGGCCGGCGAGGACACCACGGCCGCGGCCGCCGGGTGGGCGCTGTACTACCTGGCCACGCACCCGGAGGAGCATGCCCGGGTGCGCGCCGAGGCGGACGGGGGCGAGCTGTCGGAGGTGGGCCGGCTGCGGTACGCGCAGGCCGTCGTCCGGGAAGCGCTGCGGCTGCGCCCGCCGGCCTCGCTGACCGTGGTCGAGGCGATCGAGGAGACCGAGCTGCTCGGTGACGGCGTGCTGCTGCGCGCGGCTCCCGGCCTGCCGATCTGGGTGCTGCTGGCCTACGGCGCCCGTCGCTTCCCGGACGCGGCGTCGTTCCGCCCGTCCCGCTGGCTCACCGAGCGGATCCCGGAGAACACGCTCTACCTGCCGTTCGGCGGCGGCCCGCGGGTCTGCCCGGGCCGCAACCTGGCCATGCTGACCGCCACCCTGGTCGTCGCCATGGCCGCCCGCGACTTCGACCTGCGCGCCGACGGCACCCCGCGCGAGCGGGTCGCCTTCACCGTCCACCCCGACCGGCTGGCGCTGACCCTCACCCCTCGGTAG
- a CDS encoding phosphotransferase enzyme family protein, translated as MFTEEQSRPVLAKVCGLLGRPVAEAVLLRHHTNAVYAVAGVVVKIAPPAITFDCLRTVVDLVQWLVERGFPTVALVADLPQPIEVDGYPVTVWERLDAGVDRPVTTGELGRLLNDLHALARPPIKLATLDPRAGIRRSIAASRILPPSDQNVLVRRLGVLSEVWTTGMPLGVGLVQSDPQVRNALRRADGTPVLADWDGACIGPRIWDVATVAVHCRRFGAGHAFTDFLAAYGRDPREWEHFEDLCRLRELQMIATNARKAEPGSAAAAEVHRRVAGLRRGRRELTAWSIL; from the coding sequence ATGTTCACCGAGGAGCAGAGCCGGCCCGTTCTCGCCAAGGTCTGCGGTCTTCTCGGCCGGCCCGTCGCCGAGGCGGTGCTGCTGCGCCATCACACCAACGCCGTCTATGCGGTCGCCGGGGTCGTCGTCAAGATCGCGCCGCCGGCCATCACCTTCGACTGCCTGCGGACGGTCGTTGATCTTGTTCAGTGGTTGGTCGAACGCGGGTTCCCGACCGTGGCGCTCGTCGCGGATCTGCCGCAGCCGATAGAGGTCGACGGCTATCCGGTCACGGTCTGGGAGCGACTCGACGCGGGTGTCGACCGACCCGTCACGACGGGCGAGCTCGGACGCCTCCTGAACGATCTGCACGCCCTCGCCCGCCCGCCGATCAAGCTGGCCACTCTCGACCCCCGGGCCGGGATCCGCCGCTCGATCGCCGCGTCGCGCATTCTGCCGCCGAGCGACCAGAACGTGCTGGTTCGCCGGCTGGGTGTGCTGTCCGAGGTGTGGACGACCGGGATGCCGTTGGGAGTCGGTCTCGTCCAGTCCGATCCGCAGGTGCGAAACGCGCTGCGCCGCGCGGACGGCACCCCGGTCCTGGCCGACTGGGACGGTGCCTGCATCGGTCCGCGGATCTGGGACGTGGCAACGGTCGCGGTGCACTGCCGTCGATTCGGCGCCGGCCACGCCTTCACCGACTTTCTTGCCGCCTACGGGCGGGATCCGCGCGAATGGGAACACTTCGAGGATCTCTGCCGGCTCCGGGAGCTGCAGATGATCGCCACCAACGCGCGTAAGGCGGAACCCGGCAGCGCCGCTGCGGCCGAGGTCCACCGTCGAGTCGCCGGTCTGCGGCGGGGGCGCCGGGAGCTGACCGCCTGGAGCATCCTGTAG
- a CDS encoding SDR family NAD(P)-dependent oxidoreductase, translating to MTNALDGKVALVTGGGRGIGAAVALRLAEEGADVALTFQRNQQRADDVVDQIKTLGRQAISVRADSADPAAVVAAVDRAFDQLGRLDILVNNAGSFLLGPIGQLGLDEFEQTVAVNVRAPFVASQSAVRHMPAGGRIINIGSNVAERAVFPGFALYAMSKTALTGLTKALGRELGGRRITVNLVNPGPTDTELNPADGPDAATVNGFTALGHYAAPADIAAAVAFLAGPDAGYITGATLNVDGGFTI from the coding sequence ATGACCAACGCACTTGACGGCAAGGTAGCTCTCGTCACCGGCGGCGGGCGCGGCATCGGCGCCGCCGTGGCACTGCGCCTGGCCGAGGAGGGCGCCGACGTGGCCCTCACCTTCCAGCGGAATCAGCAACGCGCCGACGACGTGGTGGACCAGATCAAAACCTTGGGGCGACAAGCGATTTCGGTACGGGCGGACAGCGCCGACCCGGCCGCGGTCGTCGCCGCCGTCGACCGTGCGTTCGACCAGCTCGGCCGGTTGGACATCCTGGTCAACAACGCCGGCTCGTTCCTGCTCGGGCCGATCGGGCAACTCGGCCTGGACGAGTTCGAGCAGACCGTGGCGGTCAACGTCCGGGCGCCGTTCGTCGCCTCGCAGTCCGCGGTGCGCCACATGCCGGCCGGCGGCCGGATCATCAACATCGGCAGCAACGTGGCCGAACGGGCGGTCTTCCCCGGCTTCGCCCTCTACGCGATGAGCAAGACCGCGCTGACCGGCCTGACCAAGGCCCTCGGCCGCGAACTCGGCGGCCGGCGAATCACCGTCAACCTGGTCAACCCGGGCCCCACCGACACCGAGTTGAACCCGGCCGACGGCCCGGACGCCGCCACCGTCAACGGCTTCACCGCCCTGGGCCACTACGCGGCACCGGCCGACATCGCCGCCGCGGTAGCGTTCCTGGCCGGCCCGGACGCCGGCTACATCACCGGCGCCACCCTCAACGTCGACGGCGGCTTCACCATCTGA
- a CDS encoding type II CAAX prenyl endopeptidase Rce1 family protein — protein MNHPRPLGVFLVTVIGLTWATQLTFLLNGADLTPALLAELVFLLGGATAITAYTQGRAGVRRLYAGITRWRLGAGRYAVLLAAMPALTLLVAALTGTLRQPDGGWLKLVTTYLFMTLIFGVLLGNLWEETAWSGFVQSRLMARHGLLAGSLRTAVPFLLIHLPLIFAADGWAHTTWRAAGLDLALLTLAAPFLRYLIGTLLVDTGGSILAVALLHASFNAAGSMAAVSGGWQYIPAMIILTLLVVAHRARRGNAASDHRQTADPASPRIPA, from the coding sequence GTGAACCATCCCCGCCCGCTCGGCGTCTTCCTCGTCACCGTAATCGGCCTGACCTGGGCCACCCAGCTGACGTTCCTGCTCAACGGGGCCGACCTGACCCCGGCCCTGCTGGCCGAACTGGTGTTCCTGCTGGGCGGCGCGACCGCGATCACGGCGTACACCCAGGGCCGGGCCGGGGTGCGCCGCCTCTACGCCGGCATCACCCGATGGCGGCTCGGGGCCGGCCGGTATGCCGTCCTGCTCGCGGCCATGCCGGCCCTGACGCTGCTGGTCGCCGCGCTCACCGGGACGCTGCGGCAGCCCGACGGCGGGTGGCTCAAGCTGGTCACGACGTACCTCTTCATGACTTTGATCTTCGGTGTTCTGCTGGGGAACCTCTGGGAGGAGACCGCGTGGTCGGGGTTCGTGCAGAGCCGGCTGATGGCCCGGCACGGGCTGCTCGCCGGATCGCTGCGCACCGCCGTGCCGTTCCTGCTCATCCACCTGCCGCTGATCTTCGCCGCGGACGGCTGGGCGCACACGACCTGGCGCGCGGCCGGCCTCGACCTGGCGCTGCTCACGCTGGCCGCGCCGTTCTTGCGCTACCTGATCGGCACGCTGCTGGTCGACACCGGCGGCAGCATCCTGGCGGTCGCGCTGCTGCACGCCTCGTTCAACGCCGCCGGGTCGATGGCCGCGGTCAGCGGCGGCTGGCAGTACATCCCCGCCATGATCATCCTGACCCTGCTGGTCGTCGCCCACCGCGCCCGGCGCGGCAACGCGGCGTCCGATCACCGCCAGACAGCCGATCCGGCGTCGCCGAGGATTCCGGCATGA
- a CDS encoding sensor histidine kinase, translating to MSPPRSPLELWRSIDRRVLDAAVAALLFLVMAAELAGDRASTPVAYLLAAAVTAPLAGHRRYPVAAVACGTTAVLAYSLGHFSAFPGYALFALTFAVSLHADRRRAGFAFAAALVALAVALSLQPAGVVTASTWISTVLALVVAWLAGENVRVRRVQLAELRERARALEQDRELRERQAVGQERLRIARELHDVVAHSMSVIAVQAGVAHHVIDSRPELARQALATVETNTRAALVEMRRLLGVLRQGDEPSASLAPAPRLTDVPALVRQFAEAGLAVELRVDGVPDGVPDGVDLSAYRIVQEGLTNVLRHGGPAAEVSIGYPGTAVVIEICDPGPPARRAPGENGPGHGLIGMRERVAVFGGRITAGPRAGGGFRVAATLPFTAAARAGAA from the coding sequence ATGAGCCCCCCGCGGAGTCCCCTGGAACTGTGGCGATCGATTGATCGCCGGGTCCTCGACGCGGCCGTGGCGGCTCTGTTGTTCCTGGTCATGGCGGCTGAGCTGGCCGGCGATCGGGCCAGCACGCCGGTGGCGTACCTGCTGGCGGCGGCGGTCACGGCGCCGCTGGCCGGGCACCGCCGGTATCCGGTGGCGGCGGTGGCGTGCGGCACCACGGCGGTGCTGGCGTACTCGCTCGGGCACTTCAGCGCGTTCCCCGGCTACGCGCTGTTCGCGCTGACGTTCGCGGTCAGCCTGCACGCCGACCGGCGCCGGGCCGGGTTCGCGTTCGCCGCCGCGCTGGTCGCGCTGGCGGTGGCGCTGAGCCTGCAGCCCGCCGGGGTGGTGACCGCCTCGACCTGGATCAGCACCGTGCTGGCGCTGGTGGTGGCGTGGCTGGCCGGGGAGAACGTCCGGGTCCGCCGGGTCCAGCTGGCCGAGCTGCGGGAACGGGCGCGCGCCCTCGAGCAGGACCGGGAGCTGCGCGAGCGCCAGGCGGTGGGCCAGGAGCGGCTGCGGATCGCCCGGGAGCTGCACGACGTGGTGGCGCACTCGATGAGCGTCATCGCGGTGCAGGCCGGGGTCGCCCACCACGTCATCGACAGCCGGCCCGAGCTGGCCCGGCAGGCGCTGGCCACGGTGGAGACCAACACCCGGGCGGCGCTGGTCGAGATGCGCCGGCTGCTCGGCGTGCTCCGCCAGGGCGACGAGCCGTCGGCCAGCCTGGCGCCGGCGCCCCGGCTGACCGACGTGCCGGCCCTGGTGCGGCAGTTCGCCGAGGCGGGCCTGGCGGTGGAGCTGCGGGTGGACGGGGTGCCGGACGGGGTGCCCGACGGCGTCGACCTGTCGGCGTACCGGATCGTCCAGGAGGGTCTGACCAACGTCCTGCGGCACGGCGGGCCCGCGGCCGAGGTGTCGATCGGCTATCCCGGTACGGCCGTGGTGATCGAGATCTGTGATCCGGGGCCGCCCGCGCGGCGGGCGCCCGGGGAGAACGGCCCGGGCCACGGCCTGATCGGGATGCGCGAACGGGTCGCCGTGTTCGGCGGCCGGATCACCGCCGGGCCGCGGGCCGGCGGCGGATTCCGGGTGGCGGCCACGCTGCCGTTCACCGCCGCGGCCCGGGCGGGCGCGGCGTGA
- a CDS encoding response regulator transcription factor — protein sequence MIRVLVADDQALVRAGFGVLIESADDLDVVGLAADGAEAVELTRRTRPDVVLMDIRMPVMDGLRATARILEEADPGTVRVLMLTTFDLDEYVFGALKAGASGFLLKDTPPADLLAGIRIVAAGDALLSPSVTRHLIEEFVRRPASTRPVPPSLDGLTEREVQVLTLVARGLSNSEIGQRLFVSPATAKTHVGRLLMKLGVRDRAQLIIVAYESGLISAHPPEPG from the coding sequence GTGATCCGGGTGCTGGTCGCCGACGACCAGGCGCTGGTCCGCGCCGGGTTCGGGGTGCTCATCGAGTCGGCCGACGACCTCGACGTGGTGGGCCTGGCGGCGGACGGCGCCGAGGCGGTGGAGCTCACCCGGCGGACCCGGCCGGACGTGGTGCTGATGGACATCCGGATGCCGGTGATGGACGGCCTGCGGGCGACCGCGCGGATCCTCGAGGAGGCCGATCCGGGCACCGTGCGCGTCCTGATGCTCACCACGTTCGACCTCGACGAGTACGTGTTCGGCGCGCTCAAGGCCGGTGCCAGCGGCTTCCTGCTCAAGGACACGCCGCCGGCCGACCTGCTGGCCGGGATCCGGATCGTGGCCGCCGGGGACGCCCTGCTGTCGCCGAGCGTGACCCGGCACCTGATCGAGGAGTTCGTCCGGCGCCCGGCGAGCACCCGGCCGGTCCCGCCGTCGCTGGACGGGCTGACCGAGCGCGAGGTGCAGGTGCTGACCCTGGTGGCGCGGGGGCTGTCCAACAGTGAGATCGGGCAGCGGCTGTTCGTCAGCCCGGCGACGGCGAAGACCCACGTCGGCCGGCTGCTGATGAAGCTGGGTGTCCGCGACCGCGCGCAGCTGATCATCGTGGCCTACGAGTCCGGGCTGATCTCGGCGCACCCGCCCGAGCCGGGATGA
- a CDS encoding M4 family metallopeptidase, producing the protein MRIATALAGIITLAGGGLAATATTVSAAPPASPAPSLTAAADQALAQHPAAVKASPEDAYQVYSSKTDAAGRGTVRYTRTYDGLRVHGGDLIIRTDAKGVFAGSSVGLAAPLSLTTTPKVTAASARRAATAAFTGRVTSTGTPELFVDAGHGTGVLSWETVVSGRLPDGQTPSRLHVVTDARTGKVTGSYDEIESVAGTGNSIYAGPVAVDTTAGDTAFSLTDPVRGNGSTCDMGNRTSGTCAVFTDADNVWGTGANSDRASAAVDAHFGAATTFDYFKNVHGRNGIFGTGAGVPSRVHYGSAYVNAFWDGAQMTYGDGSGNAKPLVALDVAGHEMSHGVTENVVPGGLTYSGEPGGLNEATSDIFGSMVEFYANSATDPGDYDIGEKIDIRGTGAPLRYMYNPTLDGSSHGCWSSTTKNVDVHYSSGVANHFFFDLAEGSGATSYGTSPLCGSASPVTGIGRDKAAAIWFRALDSYFVSNTSYTAARGYTLAAAADLYGFCGTDYKAVQAAWTAVNVAGDDFCSTGNDFALTLSAPATALDPGTSATLTAGTALVNGEAETVTFTAGATPAGVTVSFEPATVTAGESTTVTVTAAEGAGRSSAPVTITATAASITRSAALTVTVNSSPGCVATNATAVPIPDNTTVTSTVELTGCATAASATSSVEVHITHTYIGDLVVSLIAPDGTAYVLHNRAGGSTDNINQTYTVNLSGETANGIWTLRVQDAATVDTGTLTSWTLSL; encoded by the coding sequence GTGAGAATCGCAACCGCGCTGGCCGGCATCATCACGCTGGCCGGCGGAGGGCTGGCGGCGACCGCCACCACCGTGTCGGCCGCCCCGCCCGCCTCCCCGGCACCGTCGCTGACCGCGGCGGCCGACCAGGCGCTCGCCCAGCACCCCGCCGCCGTCAAGGCCTCGCCCGAGGACGCCTACCAGGTCTACAGCAGCAAGACCGACGCCGCCGGCCGCGGCACCGTGCGCTACACCCGTACCTACGACGGGCTGCGGGTGCACGGCGGTGACCTGATCATCCGTACCGATGCGAAGGGTGTCTTCGCCGGCAGCTCGGTCGGCCTGGCCGCGCCGCTGAGCCTGACCACCACCCCGAAGGTCACCGCGGCCTCGGCCCGCCGGGCCGCCACCGCCGCGTTCACCGGCAGGGTGACCAGCACCGGCACCCCGGAGCTGTTCGTCGACGCCGGCCACGGCACCGGCGTGCTGTCCTGGGAGACCGTGGTCAGCGGCCGGCTGCCGGACGGGCAGACCCCGTCGCGCCTGCACGTCGTCACCGACGCCCGCACCGGCAAGGTCACCGGCTCCTACGACGAGATCGAGAGCGTCGCGGGCACCGGCAACAGCATCTACGCCGGCCCGGTCGCGGTCGACACGACGGCCGGCGACACCGCGTTCAGCCTCACCGACCCGGTCCGCGGCAACGGCTCCACCTGCGACATGGGCAACCGCACCTCGGGCACCTGCGCCGTCTTCACCGACGCCGACAACGTCTGGGGCACCGGCGCCAACAGCGACCGGGCCTCCGCCGCGGTCGACGCGCACTTCGGCGCGGCCACCACGTTCGACTACTTCAAGAACGTGCACGGCCGCAACGGCATCTTCGGCACCGGCGCGGGCGTGCCGTCGCGGGTGCACTACGGCAGCGCCTACGTCAACGCGTTCTGGGACGGCGCGCAGATGACCTACGGCGACGGCTCCGGCAACGCGAAACCGCTTGTCGCGCTGGACGTCGCCGGGCACGAGATGTCGCACGGCGTCACCGAGAACGTGGTGCCCGGCGGGCTCACCTACTCCGGCGAGCCGGGCGGCCTGAACGAGGCCACCAGCGACATCTTCGGCAGCATGGTGGAGTTCTACGCCAACAGCGCCACCGACCCCGGCGACTACGACATCGGCGAGAAGATCGACATCCGGGGCACCGGGGCACCGCTGCGGTACATGTACAACCCGACCCTCGACGGCTCGTCGCACGGCTGCTGGTCGAGCACCACCAAGAACGTCGACGTGCACTACTCGTCCGGCGTGGCCAACCACTTCTTCTTCGACCTGGCCGAGGGCAGCGGCGCCACCTCCTACGGCACCTCGCCGCTGTGCGGCTCGGCGTCCCCGGTCACCGGCATCGGCCGCGACAAGGCCGCGGCGATCTGGTTCCGGGCGCTGGACAGCTACTTCGTGTCCAACACCAGCTACACCGCGGCGCGCGGCTACACCCTGGCGGCGGCCGCCGACCTCTACGGCTTCTGCGGCACCGACTACAAGGCCGTCCAGGCCGCCTGGACCGCGGTCAACGTGGCCGGCGACGACTTCTGCTCGACCGGCAACGACTTCGCCCTCACCCTGTCGGCCCCGGCCACCGCGCTCGACCCGGGCACCTCGGCCACCCTGACCGCCGGCACCGCGCTGGTCAACGGCGAGGCCGAGACCGTGACGTTCACCGCCGGCGCCACCCCGGCCGGCGTGACCGTCTCCTTCGAGCCGGCCACCGTCACCGCCGGTGAGTCGACCACCGTCACGGTCACCGCGGCCGAGGGCGCCGGCCGCAGCAGCGCCCCGGTCACCATCACCGCCACCGCCGCGTCGATCACCCGGTCGGCGGCGCTCACCGTCACCGTCAACAGCTCCCCCGGCTGCGTCGCCACCAACGCCACCGCCGTGCCCATCCCGGACAACACCACCGTGACCAGCACCGTCGAGCTGACCGGCTGCGCCACCGCCGCCTCGGCGACCAGCTCGGTCGAGGTGCACATCACCCACACCTACATCGGTGACCTGGTGGTCAGCCTGATCGCGCCGGACGGCACCGCCTACGTCCTGCACAACCGGGCCGGCGGCAGCACCGACAACATCAACCAGACCTACACCGTGAACCTGTCCGGCGAGACCGCCAACGGCATCTGGACCCTGCGCGTGCAGGACGCCGCCACCGTCGACACCGGCACCCTCACCAGCTGGACGCTCTCGCTGTAA